The Streptomyces sp. ICC1 DNA window TCCGTCCAGGACCGCCTGCCACTTGTTGCCGTCCTCGACGACCTCGGGCTCGACACCCAGGCGCAGGGTGTCGCCGCGGCCGTACTCGATGGTCTTGGCGTCCTTCAGGTCGGTGAAGCACTCCTGGACCTTTTCGGCCGTGAGCTCCTTGCCGTCGCGGCAGGCGGCTTCGGCGGACACCGACGAGGTGCCGACCGTCACGGTCGCCAGCGGCGTCGGCTTGTCACAGGCGGAGAGGAGGAGGAGGCCGGCGGATACGGCTCCGAGGGCCGCGACGCTGCGGCGGCCCCTACCCGAGAAAAGCGGTGCGGTCATGAGCCGAAGGCTATCGGGCGGGTGCGCTGCGCTGCTGCACGGGGTGGTGTGGTGCGGCGCCGTGGCGCGAGCGGCCCCGGCCGCGCCGGGCTTTCGGGGCTCCGCCCCGGACCCCGTGCCTCAAACGCCGGCGGGGCTGGATCGGCGCCGGCGGGGCCGGGTTGCTACGCCACCCGTGGGCGAGAGGATGTGGACTGCTGGTGGCGGGGGGACGTGAGGACCCCGCGCAGGGCCATCGCCGTGCCCAGGGCCACCACCGTCGCGGCGACGGCCATGCCCAGGGCGCCGTTCAGGGGCAGGGCGATGCCGATCGCGCCGCCGAGCACCCACGCCACCTGGAGCAGGGTCTCCGAGCGGGCGAAGGCCGAGGTGCGCACCGCCTCGGGCACGTCGCGCTGGATCATCGCGTCCAGCGAGAGCTTCGCCAGGGCCTGGCAGAAGCCGGCCGTCGCGCCCAGGACGGCCATGAAGACCCCGCTGAAGAAGACCGCCGCGAGGACGGCGACCGCCAGGGTCAGGCACAGGACGGAAGCGATGATCACCTCGGGCGCGCGCGCCCGGAGCCAGGCCCCCACCGCGGTCCCGCACGCGTTGCCCACGCCCGCCGAGACGCCGACGATGCCCAGCGACACCGCCGCGCTCTGCCCGGCGAGCGGGTGCTCGCGCAGCAGGAACGCCAGGAAGAAGATCAGGAACCCGGACAGACCGCGCATCGAGGCGTTCGCCAGCAGCCCGCACAGCACCGGCCGGCTGACCGTCCGCAGTCCGGGCCGCTTCGAGTGCGCCTCGTGCGTGGACAGCCGGGCCCGCCGCTCGCCCTTGGCCTCGTCGACCTTGTGGGGCAGCGTGAACGCCGCGAAGGTGCCCCAGATGAAGATGGCGCACGCCCCGTACAGCGGCCACGGCGCCCCGATCGTGTGCAGGGCGGCGCCCACCGGCGCGGCCGCGCCGGTGGCCAGCAGGCCGGCCAGGGTGACCCGGGAGTTGGCCTTGACGAGCGAGAACCCCGGTGGGAGGAGTCTGGGGACCACGGCGCTGCGCACCACGCCGTAGGCCTTGGAGGCGACGAGCACGCCCAGCGCGGCCGGGTACAGCTCCAGGCCGCCCGTGGCCACCGCGCCCGACATCATCACGGCCAGCAGCGCCCGGGTGAGCATCGCGCCGGCCATCGCGGCCCGGCGCCCGTGCGGCAGCCGGTCCAGCAGCGGGCCGATCACCGGGGCCAGCAGGGTGAAGGGGGCCATGGTGATGGCGAGGTACAGGGCCACTCGGCCGCGTGCTTCGTCCGTGGGGACGGAAAAGAAGACGGTGGAGGCGAGCGCGACTGTGATCATCACATCACCGGCGCCGTTGATCGCGTGCAGTTCGATCAGTTTGCCGAGGCCGGATTCACCCGCCCCGTGGGCGTGCGTGGCCCGCCGGATCCCGCGCGCCGTACCGGTGAAGGGCAGGTGCAGGGCACGCCCGACGGCCCGGCCGGCCCGCCTGGCCGGTCCCGAGCCGTCATCGGACGACCGTACGGGTGCCACGTGGTCATAGTGCCCCACTCGGCCCCTCGTGACCCGCCCCGGCGCGGCGCGCGGGTGTGGCCGGTAGTGGGGTTGTCCGCGAATCGGACCTTGCATGTGGGCCGAAGGCCCCGGAGGAGGTAGCGTGCGTAGCGCGCCACCGGCGGTTGCTCTTGGCCGCGCGCCTCTTCGCGATCCCGCAGAATGGATCGCAGGTAGGTGCGCCCTGGAACCGATCGGGCGCGGACGTCGACGCGGCCCTCTGGTCCGCTCCGCCCGCGCTACGTAGGGACAGCCGACGGGTCGTTGTGGACGACAAGTACGGACGGCGCACTCGTGAGACGGCGTAGGAGAGAACGAGACCTGTGAGTGCTGCGACGACGCGAAGCCGTACCCCCGACCGCCTGTGCGTCGAGGCGGTAGACCTCGCCCGCACGGCGGCGGAGGAAGCGGCCGCACCC harbors:
- a CDS encoding DUF2771 domain-containing protein produces the protein MTAPLFSGRGRRSVAALGAVSAGLLLLSACDKPTPLATVTVGTSSVSAEAACRDGKELTAEKVQECFTDLKDAKTIEYGRGDTLRLGVEPEVVEDGNKWQAVLDGQQITEPSSNTYDSFPGADLFLTGGQGEAPASKKLNIVQVSPDGKPLAVWAFTVKLK
- a CDS encoding MFS transporter, which produces MGHYDHVAPVRSSDDGSGPARRAGRAVGRALHLPFTGTARGIRRATHAHGAGESGLGKLIELHAINGAGDVMITVALASTVFFSVPTDEARGRVALYLAITMAPFTLLAPVIGPLLDRLPHGRRAAMAGAMLTRALLAVMMSGAVATGGLELYPAALGVLVASKAYGVVRSAVVPRLLPPGFSLVKANSRVTLAGLLATGAAAPVGAALHTIGAPWPLYGACAIFIWGTFAAFTLPHKVDEAKGERRARLSTHEAHSKRPGLRTVSRPVLCGLLANASMRGLSGFLIFFLAFLLREHPLAGQSAAVSLGIVGVSAGVGNACGTAVGAWLRARAPEVIIASVLCLTLAVAVLAAVFFSGVFMAVLGATAGFCQALAKLSLDAMIQRDVPEAVRTSAFARSETLLQVAWVLGGAIGIALPLNGALGMAVAATVVALGTAMALRGVLTSPRHQQSTSSRPRVA